A stretch of the Arachis stenosperma cultivar V10309 chromosome 6, arast.V10309.gnm1.PFL2, whole genome shotgun sequence genome encodes the following:
- the LOC130936334 gene encoding GDSL esterase/lipase At5g18430-like has product MMMAFPSSSFIMTCLVVIFLVAGSEAAKSNNKARAFFVFGDSLVDSGNNNYLVTTARADSPPYGIDYPTGRPTGRFSNGLNIPDLISQQLGAESVLPYLSPELRGEKLLNGANFASAGIGILNDTGAQFLNIIRMYRQLDYFGEYQRRVSAQIGAARTKTLVNQALVLITVGGNDFVNNYYLVPYSARSRQYSLPDYVKFLIIEYRKLLQRLYDLGARRVLVTGTGPLGCVPAELAMRGTNGGCSAELQRAASLYNPQLVHMIQGLNKKIGKDVFIAANTGEMHNNFVNNPKAFGFTTSQIACCGQGPYNGIGLCTSLSNLCPNRNLYAFWDPFHPSEKANKLIVQQIMSGSTKYMNPMNLSTVLALDSTSTT; this is encoded by the exons ATGATGATGGCATTCCCATCAAGTAGTTTTATTATGACATGTTTGGTTGTGATTTTCTTAGTGGCGGGAAGTGAGGCGGCTAAGTCTAATAACAAGGCGAGGGCTTTCTTTGTATTTGGAGACTCACTTGTTGATAGTGGCAACAACAACTATTTAGTCACAACTGCAAGAGCTGATTCCCCTCCTTATGGTATTGACTACCCAACTGGCAGACCAACTGGCCGTTTCTCCAACGGCCTCAACATTCCTGACCTTATTA GTCAACAACTTGGCGCAGAGTCGGTGTTGCCGTACTTAAGTCCAGAGCTAAGGGGAGAGAAGCTTCTAAATGGTGCCAATTTTGCTTCCGCTGGAATTGGCATCCTTAATGACACTGGAGCTCAGTTT ttaaatataattagaatgtATAGACAATTGGATTATTTTGGAGAATACCAGCGACGAGTGAGTGCACAAATTGGGGCAGCACGAACTAAGACACTGGTGAATCAAGCATTGGTCTTAATCACTGTTGGTGGTAACGATTTTGTAAACAATTACTACTTGGTACCTTATTCTGCAAGGTCTCGCCAATATTCCCTTCCAGATTATGTCAAATTTCTCATTATAGAATACAGGAAACTCTTGCAG AGACTATATGATCTAGGAGCACGTAGAGTACTTGTGACAGGAACTGGACCATTAGGTTGTGTGCCAGCAGAACTAGCCATGCGTGGAACAAATGGGGGATGTTCTGCTGAACTTCAACGTGCTGCATCATTGTACAACCCTCAGCTAGTACATATGATCCAAGGACTCAACAAAAAAATTGGCAAAGATGTTTTCATTGCTGCAAATACCGGAGAAATGCACAATAATTTCGTTAATAACCCCAAAGCTTTTG GGTTTACGACATCACAAATTGCGTGTTGTGGGCAAGGACCATACAATGGGATTGGGCTGTGCACATCACTTTCTAACCTATGTCCAAATAGAAACTTGTATGCTTTTTGGGATCCATTCCATCCATCTGAAAAGGCCAACAAACTAATTGTGCAACAAATTATGTCTGGTTCTACAAAATACATGAACCCCATGAACCTCAGCACAGTCCTGGCTTTGGATTCTACTTCTACCACATGA
- the LOC130936114 gene encoding GDSL esterase/lipase At5g33370-like, with protein sequence MARCMVWIVMAIVGSSLIGATEGARAFFVFGDSLVDNGNNNFLATTARADAPPYGIDYPTRRPTGRFSNGLNIPDFISQALGAEPTLPYLDPELNGDRLLVGANFASAGIGILNDTGIQFVNIIRIYRQLQYFEEYQQRVSALIGSEEAQRLVNGALVLITLGGNDFVNNYYLIPYSARSRQYNLPDYVRYLISEYKKVLRRLYDIGARRVLVTGTGPLGCVPAELAQRSRNGECATDLQEAAALFNPQLVQIIGQLNSEIGSNIFIGANTQQMSNNFITNPTAYGFVTSKVACCGQGPYNGIGLCTVLSNLCPNRDAYAFWDPFHPSERANSIIVQQILSGTTEYMYPFNLSTALALDSMKN encoded by the exons ATGGCTAGGTGTATGGTGTGGATTGTAATGGCAATAGTAGGAAGCAGTTTAATAGGAGCAACAGAGGGAGCAAGAGCATTCTTTGTGTTTGGGGATTCACTAGTGGATAATGGGAATAACAACTTCTTAGCAACTACTGCAAGAGCAGATGCTCCTCCTTATGGCATTGATTACCCTACTCGCAGACCCACTGGCCGTTTCTCCAATGGCTTAAACATTCCTGATTTTATCA GTCAGGCACTTGGGGCAGAACCCACATTGCCGTACTTGGATCCGGAGCTCAACGGAGATAGATTGCTCGTCGGTGCCAACTTTGCTTCTGCTGGCATTGGAATCCTTAATGATACTGGAATCCAATTT GTAAACATCATAAGAATATACAGGCAGTTACAATACTTCGAAGAATACCAGCAAAGAGTGAGTGCACTGATTGGATCTGAGGAGGCTCAGCGCTTAGTGAATGGAGCGTTGGTGCTTATCACTCTTGGTGGCAATGATTTCGTTAACAACTATTATTTGATCCCTTACTCTGCTAGATCCCGCCAATACAATTTACCTGACTATGTTAGGTATTTGATATCCGAGTATAAGAAGGTTCTCAGG AGGCTATACGATATCGGAGCACGGCGGGTACTGGTGACGGGAACGGGTCCATTGGGGTGTGTTCCGGCGGAATTGGCCCAAAGAAGCAGGAATGGGGAATGTGCAACTGATCTGCAAGAAGCTGCTGCATTGTTTAATCCCCAACTTGTTCAAATTATTGGTCAACTCAATAGTGAAATTGGTTCCAATATCTTCATTGGAGCCAACACTCAACAAATGAGCAATAACTTCATCACTAATCCTACAGCATATG GATTCGTTACATCAAAAGTAGCATGCTGTGGTCAAGGACCCTACAATGGAATAGGACTATGCACAGTGTTATCAAACTTGTGCCCAAACCGTGACGCATACGCATTTTGGGATCCATTCCATCCATCAGAAAGAGCCAACAGTATAATTGTTCAACAGATCTTGTCGGGAACCACAGAGTATATGTATCCATTTAATCTCAGCACTGCTTTGGCCTTGGACTCCATGAAGAACTAG
- the LOC130936488 gene encoding GDSL esterase/lipase At5g33370-like — translation MASYCIMISLMVVFLLGSCSCFVNAQPRAFFVFGDSLVDSGNNDFLATTARADAPPYGIDYPTHRPTGRFSNGLNIPDLISLELGLEPTLPYLSPLLVGEKLLIGANFASAGIGILNDTGIQFLHIIHIEKQLKLFREYQARLSAHIGASGARNHVNRALFLITLGGNDFVNNYYLVPYSARSRQFSLPDYVRYLISEYRKVLRNLYNLGARRVLVTGTGPMGCVPAELAMRSRTGDCDVELQRAAALYNPQLVEMINSLNQDIGSHVFIAANAYRMHMDFISNPRAYGFVTSKIACCGQGPYNGIGLCTPASNLCPNRDLYAFWDPFHPSERASRIIVQQILRGTNEYMHPMNLSTIMALDSRN, via the exons ATGGCTAGTTATTGTATAATGATAAGCTTAATGGTTGTGTTTCTTCTTggttcttgttcttgttttgttaatgcTCAACCAAGAGCATTCTTTGTTTTTGGTGACTCATTAGTGGATAGTGGCAACAACGATTTCTTGGCAACCACCGCTAGAGCGGATGCGCCACCCTATGGGATCGATTATCCGACGCACCGACCGACCGGACGCTTCTCTAACGGCCTCAACATCCCTGATTTAATCA GTCTTGAGCTTGGGTTAGAGCCTACTCTGCCATATTTGAGCCCGTTACTTGTTGGAGAGAAGCTCCTAATTGGTGCTAATTTTGCATCCGCTGGCATTGGAATTCTGAATGACACCGGAATTCAGTTT TTGCACATTATCCACATAGAGAAGCAACTGAAGCTGTTCAGAGAATACCAAGCACGGTTGAGTGCACACATTGGAGCAAGTGGAGCAAGAAACCACGTGAACAGAGCACTGTTCCTAATCACACTGGGTGGCAACGACTTCGTCAACAACTACTACCTAGTCCCCTATTCAGCAAGATCACGCCAATTCTCTCTCCCGGATTACGTGCGGTACCTGATTTCAGAGTATCGGAAAGTTCTGAGGAATCTGTATAATCTGGGAGCAAGAAGGGTGCTTGTGACGGGAACAGGACCAATGGGGTGTGTTCCAGCAGAATTGGCAATGAGAAGCAGAACGGGTGATTGCGACGTTGAACTCCAGAGAGCTGCTGCATTATACAATCCCCAACTCGTTGAAATGATCAATTCTCTCAACCAGGACATTGGTTCTCATGTCTTCATTGCTGCTAATGCTTATAGAATGCACATGGATTTCATTTCCAACCCTAGAGCTTATG GATTTGTAACCTCAAAGATAGCATGCTGTGGACAAGGGCCATATAATGGGATTGGGCTGTGCACACCAGCCTCAAACTTATGCCCAAACAGAGACCTATACGCATTTTGGGACCCATTCCACCCATCAGAGAGGGCTAGCAGAATCATAGTCCAACAGATCCTCAGAGGCACCAATGAGTACATGCACCCCATGAACCTCTCCACCATCATGGCCCTTGATTCAAGGAATtaa